Sequence from the Synergistaceae bacterium genome:
AGTCTATAATGCGATTCAAACAAAGATGATTGATGCTTGTGAAGTGCAATATACTTCAGCTGTGTCGACTCACATTTATGAAGTCTGCAAATACGTAGCTAAGACCGAGCATATAAATTTATTCAACTGCTTAATTTGCGGTGAAGCATGGTTCTCACAGTTACCGGACGAGTACAAGCAAATAATTCTTGAAGCCTGCTACAACAACGGAGTCAAGAATGCACGCGAGATCGAAGCAGCACAGGCAGATCTTGAGAAAATTTTAATCGATCACGGAATGACAATAACTCACGTCGATAAAGAATTATTCAAGAAGGCGGCGGCCTCTGCATATGATGAACTCGGCTGGACTGAGTTACGCAAGGCAATTTACGCGGAAGCAGGACTATAATTTTTGCAATTTACGGCGGGGAGACGCATTAATCCCCGCTTTTTTTGTTTGTTGAAGGAGTGAATTAATTTACATGAAATATTTATACGAAAAATTTTGCGATCTTGAACAATGGCTTGCGTTATTACTGCTTGCCGGTATAACTTTATTAGTATTTGCGGCGGCTTTATCTCGTACATTTGGCTATCCGATTAACTGGGCACAAGATGCGGCACTTGTTATGTTTGCGTGGATGTGTTTTCTCGGCGGAGATATTGCGATTCGCACAACGGGATTAATAGGTGTTGATTTATTTGTAAAGATGTTCCCGAAATGGCTGCAAAAATTTTTGGATATAGCGTTCAAGATTGTAATATTAATTTTTCTTGCTGCATTAGTAATTTACGGCTATCAATATGCAAAAGGTTATTCGCGCCGAATGATTACGACATTGAATATTTCTTATGCGTGGGTTACGTCATGTGTTCCCGTCGGAGCCTGCTTAATGTTCATAAATACAGCTATAAATCTCGTCGCGTCAATAAAAACGCCGTTATCTGAATGGGGGAAAAAATAAATGGGTACTGCAATAATTATATTTCTAGTTTTCTTAGTTCTCGGAATGCCCGTCGCCTTTGCAATAGGTATATCAGGATTTGCGTTTTTCATCATGAAATCTCTTCCCATGAGTATACTTGTGCAAAAATCTATCTCGACGACTCAAAGTTTTACGATGTTAGCAATACCGTTATTTATTCTTGCAGGGAATCTAATGAACGCTACAGGAATCACACGGCGATTAATGAGACTCGCAAATGTTTTAACGGGTCATATGTACGGGAATATCGGACAAGTTTCGTGCGTGCTTTCTACTTTAATGGGCGGAGTTTCTGGTTCTGCGGTTGCTGATGCTGCGATGGAGACGAGAATTTTAGGTCCTGAAATGCTTAGACTCGGTTATGCAAGAGGCTGGGCAGCTGCTGTTAATGGTTTGTCGGGGTTGATTGTTGCGACGATTCCTCCGTCAATGGGATTAATAATTTACGGGACAGTCGGTGAGGTCTCAATCGGACGTTTATTCATGGCTGGCTGGGTACCGGGACTCTTAATGATGACTCTATTAATGATTGCTACGAGTTTATCAGCGCGAAAATTAGGATACAAGCCTGAACACGAGAAGCCGGCATCATTGCGTGAAATTCTGCGTGAAGTTGTTGCGTCGATATGGGCGTTATTATTTCCGGTTTTATTGATTGTGCTGATTAGATTCGGAATTATGAGTCCGTCTGAGTCAGGTGCGTTTGCGTGTGCATATGCAATTTTTGTAGGGACAGTAATTTATCGTGAATTAACTTGGCCGGTATTGATTCAGACTCTAAAAGATTCCGTCAAAGATATTACGGTTATTACTATAATTTTATGTTTTTCCGGAGTGTTCGGTTATGGAATAGTATTCGATAATTTGACAACTGCGATTGCGTCGGCTTTAGTGTCAGTTACGAATAATTCTACGTTGTTATTATTTCTTGTTGTGTTATTTTTGCTATTGTGCGGGTGCTTTATGGAGACGACAGTAATAGCATTGATTCTCACGCCGATTTTGCTGCCTGTCATG
This genomic interval carries:
- a CDS encoding TRAP transporter small permease, translating into MKYLYEKFCDLEQWLALLLLAGITLLVFAAALSRTFGYPINWAQDAALVMFAWMCFLGGDIAIRTTGLIGVDLFVKMFPKWLQKFLDIAFKIVILIFLAALVIYGYQYAKGYSRRMITTLNISYAWVTSCVPVGACLMFINTAINLVASIKTPLSEWGKK
- a CDS encoding TRAP transporter large permease, with amino-acid sequence MGTAIIIFLVFLVLGMPVAFAIGISGFAFFIMKSLPMSILVQKSISTTQSFTMLAIPLFILAGNLMNATGITRRLMRLANVLTGHMYGNIGQVSCVLSTLMGGVSGSAVADAAMETRILGPEMLRLGYARGWAAAVNGLSGLIVATIPPSMGLIIYGTVGEVSIGRLFMAGWVPGLLMMTLLMIATSLSARKLGYKPEHEKPASLREILREVVASIWALLFPVLLIVLIRFGIMSPSESGAFACAYAIFVGTVIYRELTWPVLIQTLKDSVKDITVITIILCFSGVFGYGIVFDNLTTAIASALVSVTNNSTLLLFLVVLFLLLCGCFMETTVIALILTPILLPVMQRVGVDPVVFGMIMMTTVTFGVMTPPVGTGLYAVSDIMGCSIQETFKYGIAFYLAVILVVVFMIFFPEAVLWLPNLVYGA